A window of Zingiber officinale cultivar Zhangliang chromosome 5A, Zo_v1.1, whole genome shotgun sequence contains these coding sequences:
- the LOC121982861 gene encoding zinc finger AN1 domain-containing stress-associated protein 15-like, producing the protein MAGERCDLNKDEAEILKPSSSSPSILPQLSPQGFEAPERPERFQAPTVPISCPPKTEEDCRPSPTIQSIKRCLICGKRVGLTGFRCRCGDLFCKLHRYSDSHDCSFDYKAAGREQIAKANPLIRAAKIIKI; encoded by the coding sequence ATGGCAGGGGAAAGGTGTGATCTTAACAAGGACGAAGCGGAGATTCTCAaaccttcttcctcttccccttctaTTTTGCCGCAGCTTTCCCCTCAAGGATTTGAAGCTCCGGAGAGGCCTGAGAGATTCCAGGCACCTACTGTTCCGATTTCCTGCCCGCCGAAGACCGAGGAAGACTGCCGTCCATCCCCGACCATTCAGTCCATTAAGCGTTGCTTGATCTGCGGGAAAAGGGTGGGCTTGACCGGCTTCCGGTGCCGCTGCGGCGATCTCTTCTGCAAACTTCACCGGTACTCCGATTCCCATGACTGCTCATTCGATTACAAGGCGGCTGGAAGAGAACAGATCGCCAAGGCCAATCCTCTCATAAGGGCTGCGAAGATCATTAAAATATGA